The sequence GACGCCTATCTCGAAGGCTGGCAATTGGGCCTCAAAGCCCTCGCCATCTATCGCGACGGCTCGAAGGAAAGCCAGCCCCTTTCCACGAGCACGGAAACCGAAAAGGCGGCCGCCCGGCAAGTGGCCATCCCGCGCCGCGAGCGACTGCCCGACACGCGGCGATCGATCACCCATAAGTTCAGCATCGCCGGGCACGAGGGCTACATCACCGTCGGCTTGTACGACGACGGCCGGCCGGGCGAATTGTTCATCACGATGGCCAAGGAAGGGAGCACCATCGGCGGGCTGATGGATTGCTTCGGCACCGCGGTGTCGATGAGCCTGCAATACGGAGTGCCGCTCGAGGTGTATGTCGGCAAGTTTTCCCACACGCGATTCGAGCCGATGGGACACACCAAGAATCCCGACATCCGAATCGCCAAGAGCATCGTCGACTATATCTTCCGCTGGCTGGGAATCACGTTTATTCCCGGCTTCCGCGAGGCGAACCGCGGCATCGTCGACGAAGCCGCGGCGATCGACGAACGACCCGCCGCGACCGCGAACGGCGCAAAACCGAATGGCCAGACGAACGGCCGGCCGGCAGCCGGGCTCGCAGCCGCGGCGCCAGAAGCAGCGACCAATGGCCACAAGCCGGGGGCGGCACAGCCAGCATCGAGTGGAACATCGGCTTCCAAGGCGGCGAATGGTTCGCTGGCTGCGGCTGCGAACACGCCGGCCGCGAAACCTCTGAACGCGAAACCCAACGGCAAGCCGGCGTCCGCCCTCTCGGCTGCAGCCAATACAGCCGTCTCGGCTGCGGCCAACAGGGCTCAGCTCGAACGGGCCGGCATGGCCGTGAAAGTCGACCTCAATGGCGGCCAATCCCCGTCGAGCGAGCAGTTCGCCCAGTTCCAGCTCGATGCTCCCAGTTGCGACAATTGCGGCGCGATCACCGTCCGCAACGGCAACTGCTACCTCTGCTACAACTGCGGCAATAGCATGGGATGCTCTTGAGGAAGCGGTAGGGTGAGGGTGACGGGTTAGGGTGACGGGTTAAGGAAAAGAGCAGACGGCAAAAGACCCGGGGACAACGGTCCCCCGGGTCTTTTTTTTGCACCGCGAGCTTCGCGGGCACTTGCCAATCGCCGGCTTCCACAATGGCGTCGCGGGGCTCTGTAGGCCGCCGCTCCGCGAAGGATGCGCTGGCGCAGAAACAAAAACAGCCCGGGCGGCCCAGTTGGGCCGGCGCCGGACTGAATGTCCCCCCCGGGAATATGCGATACGCGGCTCGGCGTCGCGAGCACTGACTTTGCCGTTCTTCTTTGCGATAGGCGTTTCCATTACATCCGACGAGTAAAGGTATCGGCGGCTTCTGCCGTATCACTTTGGCAATCTTTGCCGATTGCGATCGATTCTCCGACTGGGCGGAACGCTCCGCATTTTCGGTTCATGCCGGCAGCAGCTCGCGACGATCAGAGTTTATGCCGCACGGTACCACGGCGAGGTTCCATGCGCGCGTTAATTGGCAAACTGCGCTGGCTAGGAAGCGCTGCGAAGCAGCAGCTTGTGTTCGCGATTGACCTACGGCCCTGAAACGGATACCCCTCCGGCTTTTTGGTCTGCGATTTTCCCCAGCGGCGGCCATTTTCGCAAACCGCACCGCGCGGTGGCGCCGCCGATCCGCCTTTGCCAGTCAAGAATAAAAATTCGCCCGAAGGGATGTGAGCATGAACAAGCTCAACGGTTGGTTCGCACGTCTGCTCCGCTCGCCGCTCTTGTGGGGCGGGGCGATCACCGCGCTCTACTACGGCGCCATCTCCGCCGGCATCTTGAATTCGGCGATGCTGCTCCGTTTCACGGCTGGGCATTCGGTCGAATATATTGTCACCTCGTTCTTCTTCATCGGCTCCGCCGCGCTGGTGCTCAAAGCGATCGAAGTCGGCAGCCAGCGGCGCATGCCCGAGCTACCGCTGCTGGGCTCCGTGCCGCAAGGCGGGCAGACGATCGACGACGTGCCCGATCTCTTGCCGCTCTTGGCCGACACGCCGCAGCACTTGCAAAAGGGCTTTTTGGTCCGCCGGCTGCGCGACCTATTGGAACACGTCCACCGCACCGGCAAACCCGAAACGCTCGACGCCGAAATCAAATACCTGGCCGACATCGACGCGATGCGCGCCCAGCATGGCTATGCGTTTGTGCGCGTGATCATCTGGGCGATTCCAATTTTGGGGCTCTTGGGCACCGTGATCGGCATCACGTCGGTGTTCGCGCATTTGGACATCAAGCATTTCGACGCTTCGCTGCCGATGGTTCTGAGCGGCTTGCAGGTGGCGTTCGACACCACGGGCCTGGCCCTGGCGATGTCGATGATGTTGATGTTTGGGCAATACTTCGTCGATCGCACCGAGCAGGCATTGCTGGCCGAGGTCGATGCCCGAGTGAACTCCGAGTTGGTGGGCCGATTTCAAAGCGATGACGTCGGCAGCGATCCGCAGCTTGGACCGATGCGCCGGCTGGTGGAAACGGTTGTGCAGGCGACCGAGCGGCTCGTATCCCGGCAGGCGGAAATCTGGCGCGGCACGATCGACGTGGCGGAAGAACGGCATCGCCAATTGACGACCACCAGCGGAAAGCAACTCGAAAGCGCGCTGGCTGGCGCCCTCGAGCAGACGTTGAAAACCCATGCCACCACGGTCGTGGCCGGCGAACGGCAGTTGTCCGAACAAAACCATCGCCAATGGGCCGGCGTGCAACAGGCGCTCGTGCAAACGGCCGAGGCCACGGCCCGGCAGCATTCCGAAATGGCCCGGCAATCGGAGCTATTGCTGAAAGTGGTCGAGGCCACCGGTCAGATCGCCGGCCTGGAGCAAACGTTGAATCGCAATCTCACCGCGCTATCCACCGCCCGCAGCTTCGACGAAACGCTCGTGGCCCTTTCGGCCGCGGTGCAACTGCTCAGCGCTCGGTTGGGCCAAGCGGCGGGCGACCAGCGGATGGTGAATCTTTCGGCAAGCGCAATGGGCTCCTCGGCACCGGCCGCGAACACTCGCCCCTCGCCCCTCGCCCCTAGCCCCTCTCCGCTTGCCCCTAGCCCCTCTCCGGCCGCCCCCACGATCAAACCACGGCGAACGGATAAAGCGGCATGAGACGCGGCACTGCGGCGCACAATCCGGGCGTGTCGCTCTTCCCCTTTCTTGCAGTGCTGATCTGCACGATGGGGGTGATGATGCTGTTGTTGGTGATCATCAACCGCCCCGGCGCCGCCGCGCTCGATGATTCCACGCCGCCCGAGGATGCCGTGTTCGAAGAAGGCGGAAAAGGCTCCGCCGCCTCGCTGGCCGCGGGAAATGGAGGCATGGCCGACGCCAACGCGAAATCCGCTGCGGCCGACGATGAGATGCTCGAATCCAATCGCCAATTGCTCGATTGGCGCATCTCGCAACTCGACATCGCGCGGGAAAAAACGCTGGGCGATTTGCAAAACGAACGCCTGCGGCTTTCGACTGTCGAAGATGGCATGCGCGAGCTGCGCGATCAATGGGATCGCGTGAAAAAAATGGCCGGCCATATCGAGCAAGCCGACAAAACCAAAGACCACGACACGCAAGAAATCGCCGCCGCGATCGAGCGGCTCAAATCGCTTCTCGCCGCCACGCATGAGGCGATCGGCAAAGCGATCGACGCGGCCCGCCAACAGGCCCCGGCGTATGCCATCGTTCCCTACGATGGCCGGAGCGGCACGCGCCGGCAACCGATTTACATCGAGTGCCGCAGCGATGCGATCGTGTTGCAACCGGAAGGAATCGTGCTCACGGCGAAGGATGTCAAAGGCCCGAAAGGGGCCGGCAATCCGCTGGCTTCGACGATCCGTGCCGCCCGCGACTACCTCGCCGGAGGAACGGCTCCGACGCCGGGCCGCGAGCCTTATCCGCTGCTCATCGTGCGCTCGGATGGGATCGAAGCTTTTTACATGGCCCGCGCCGCGATGGCCTCGTGGGGTTCCGATTTCGGTTATGAACTGATCGAGGCCGATCGCAAGATCGTCTACCAGCAGCCCTTGCCCCAGCTCGCCGCGATCGAGCAGGCCGCGCTGACCGACGCTCGGGCCCGCTGGGCTTGGTTCGCCACGACCGACACCGGCAAGGAGCAAGACGAGCCGCGACACAGGCAAGTGTTTCGCGCATCGCCGACGGGCGGCATCCGCCCTGAAGGCCAAGCCACGCTCGCCGACGCCGACGGCCAGGGAACCGGCAGCGCTTTCGGCGGCGCGTCGAACGGCAACGGTGGAAATGGCGCAGGTGGCAATGGCGCCGCCGGAAATGGCAGCGGCGGCAACGGCAGCGGCGGCAACGGCGGAAGCGGTTTCGGTTACGGCGGCAATGGAGCCGCTGGAAACGGAGCCGGTGGCAACGGGCTCGGCCCGAGCCAATACACAGCCGCCGGATACGGTTACGGTGGCAATGGGCCCGGCGCCCCTGGCGGGCCGGGGAGCGGCGGAACAGGTTATCGCCTCGGCAATGGAACCGGCAACGCCGCGGGCGGCGACGGCAGCGGACTTGGGCCGCCAGGAAGCGGCCCGGGCAACGGAAATGGCTTCCCCGGTAATGGCGCCGGCAACGGTGCAGTTGCCGGCAGCGGCGTCCCCGGCGGGGGCAACTCAACCGGCGGCCAACCCTATGTGCCAGGCAGCAACTATATTGGTTTGTCGGGGAGCGGACCCAGCAGTGGCCGTACCGGCAGCGGTGGACCGGGAACGAGTGGTTATGAGGCTGGCGGAACAGGTTACGCCGGCGTAGCGAATGGACCGCCAGGTTCGGGCGCGGGAAGCGGCTCTGTTGGCGGGTCGGCTCCCGGGCCGGGCACGGGCTATATCGGCTTGGCCGGTAGCGGCGCCCCCGGCGCGGGCTATGGCAGCGGAGCCAGCGGCAGCGGAGTCGGCGGCAGTGGAGTCGGCGCGGGATCCGGAAGCGGTTCGAACTCCGGCTATGGGCCGAACGCCGGCACGGGATCGCCCACCGGCCAAGCCGGCTCGTATGCCGGCCAAACCGGCTCGTTCTCCAGCCAAAGCAATTCCTATCCCGGTCAACCCGGTTCAAACTCCGGCCAAAACAGTTCGTACCCTGCCGCGGGCGCACCGGCCAACGGCAACAATTCGGCCGCGGCCGATCCGAACTCGCCAAACCTGCCCAATAGCAATATCACGCTCGCTCAAGCGGGCGGTCAAAGCGGTTCGCCGAATGCATCCGGCAACACCGAGGGAGACGCCGCCCCCAGCGGCATGTCGCTGATGATGCAAAACCCCTCGCAGAAGCAGAAACCAGATTCCGACGTCTACAACACGCTTTCCACGCCGTATCCGTTGTCCTCGAACCAGCAGGGTCCGCATCCGGGCGAGTATGTCGACACCCCGCCGCCGCAATCCACTCCCGACAAACCGAAACCGCATAGCGACCCGGCCCAATCGCACGACAGCCTGGCCGAGAAACGCGGCCGCAATTGGAGCTTGCCCTCGACGGCGAAATTGTCGACCCCCGTGTCGCGCGTCATCCATGTCGAATGCCGCGGCGATTGCCTGATCCTCAAGCCTGATTTCGGCAATCCGCAGCCGCGCGTGATCCCGTTCGGCCCGCGCACGGCCGACTCGGTCGATAAGCTCGTCGCCGCCGTGTGGGATTACACCAAGGGCTGGGGCATCGCCGGGCGGCAGATGTATTGGAAGCCGCGGCTAGAGCTCGAACTCGGCCTCAGCGGCGAAGGCCGCTACAGCGAACTGCAAGCCCTGATGGCCAACAGCGGCCTGGAAATAACCCGCAAAGACACGATGGCCGCCGCCGGTTCAAACACACAAGTCCGATAACCCGATTTTTTCGTGGTGCCAGAAATCTAGGCGGGCTCCAATACACGAGCCCGAAGCGTTAGCGAGGAAGCATCAAGCCAAGCAAACACGAGCCCGAAGCGTCAGCGAGGAAGCATCAAGCCAAACAAACACGAGCCCGAAGCGTCAGCGCGGTTGGGCTCCAGCGGCTTCCTCGCTAACGCTTCGGGCTATCGTCGCAATACGAAAAATCCAAGCTAACCGACCTAACAATGCCGCATGCCCACGCAACGCCGTGGACATGGCGCCCCTAAACCTCAAAGCCTCACAGCCTCAACCCTCACGGCCTTCCCCCCATGCGTCGCCAACCTCCCGAACCGATCGAAGCCGGCGGACAAGATTCGTTTGTCGACGTGGTCACCAACCTCGTCGGCATCCTGATCGTGTTGGTGCTGATCGTCGGCGTGCGCGTGAAGCCGGCGTGGCGATTGAGCCAATCGGCCGAAGCCAGACTTGGCTCGGCGGATTCCGCCGCCAAACTGGCCGACGACGCGAAGTCGGCGGCCGAAGTCAAAGCCGCGGCCGCCAAAGCCACGGCCGCCAAAGCCGCGAAAGACGACCTTGCCAAACTGCAAGCCATCGCCGACAGCGTCGAACACGACGTGCGGCAGGTGGGCGTGCAAATCGCCGTGGTCGACCGGGAACTCGCCGCCCGGGCCCTCGAGCGGCAGCAAGTCGCCACGCTGATTGCCGCGGCCGAACACGAGATCGGCGCGCGGCGATCGAAACTCGACGGCGCGGCTCAGAAGGAAGTCGATCTCAAGCACGTGGCCGACCAGTTGGAAAGCGATGTGCAGATCAGCCAGGCCGAATTGCAGCGGGCTCGAGCCGCGCCGCCGCCGGTGGCCGAATTGCGCCACTACATGACGCCGATCAGCCGCACCGTTTTCGGCCAGGAAGTTCACTTCCGGCTCAGCGAGCATCGCATCGCCTATTTGCCGATGGACGAGTTGCTCGAGCGGGCAAAGAGCGAGCTGCGCGGCGCGGGCGGCAGCTCTCCATCCGATATTACCGACCAGGTGCACGTGGTCGGCCCCTACGGCGGCTTCAACATGGAATTCACGATGGCCATGGAGCCGGGTCCCGACCGGGGCGAATACCGGCTTTCGTTGCAGCAAGCGAATTTTCTGCCGACTCCGGGCCAGGTCGGCGAGACCACCGACGATGCTCTCCGCCCGGACTCGGAGTTTCGCCGCCGGATCAATGCCCTGGATCACCAGTTGACGACGATCACGATCTGGGTTTATCCCGAGAGTTTCCCCGATTTTCGGCGGATCAACGACGACCTCTATCGTCTCGGGTTCGCGGTGGCGGCCCGGCCGATGCCGGTGGGAATTCCGGTCGGCGTATCGAACCACGGTTCGCACTCGTCGGCGCAATAGCGGCTGAATTGGCTGCGGCCTTCGGTGTGTTTTCACGCGCGAAACGGCAAGCGAGCTTCCATGCCGTTTGGTCGTGGGCGGCGCTTGCGGTTTCGCGCGCCGGCGGGGATTATCTTGCGGCCGAATGCTGCAAAAAAAATCTCGGCGCTACGTGCAACTCGATTTGCCGTAAGTTAGAATCGAAGTTTCACGGGGCCAGCCCACCATCCTTCGCCCACCCTCCCAGCAGGAGATTCGTTCCATGCAGCGTAAGAGTGTAAAGCGCGATAATGCGCAGCGCAAGAGCGTTTCACGTCGAGAATTCGTGCAGACGACGGCCGCGGCCGGCGTCGGTTTTTGGGTTGCCGGCTCTGCGCTGGCGGATGATCTTAAGTCGAAATCAGCGAACGAGCGCGTGCAGTTCGCCTGTATCGGCGTCGGCGGCAAGGGAGACAGCGACTCGAACGACGCCCATCGCACCGGCGATATCGTCGCGATCTGCGATGTCGACGACAACACCGCCCGCAAGAAGGCCGCCGGGCTCAAGGGCGTCAAAATCTTCCACGACTTCCGCAAGATGCTCGATGAAATGGGCAAGAGCATCGACGCGGTGACCGTCAGCATTCCCGATCACAACCACGCCGCGGCTTCGCTGCTTTACATGCGGGCCGGCAAGCATTGCTTCTGCCAGAAGCCGATGACCCACTACATTTACGAAGCCGATCTGGTCGGCAAGGTGGCCGCGGAGAAGAAGGTGGCCACGCAGATGGGCAATCAAGGCACCGCCAGCGACTCGCTGCGCGAATCGGCCGCCAAGATTCGCGCCGGCGCGTGCGGCACGGTGAAGGAAGTTCACGTTTGGACCAACCGCCCGATCTGGCCGCAAGGCAAGGGCCGCCCGGCCGACGCTCCGGTGCCCAAGAATTTGCATTGGGAACAATGGATCGGTCCGGCGAAGTTCCGCCCGTATGCCAACGGCTATCATCCGTTCTCGTGGCGTGGGTTCTGGGATTTCGGCACCGGCGCCTTGGGCGACATGGCCTGCCACACGGTGAACCTGCCGTTCATGGCGCTCGACTTGTTCGATCCGATTTCGGTCGAAGCCGAAACGTCGGGCAACAACAAGGAGATGTATCCCAACTGGTCGGTCATCAAATTCGAGTTCCCCTCGTATCAAGGCCGAGCCCCGTTGAGCCTGACTTGGTACGACGGCAAGAAAATGCCCAGCAAGGAATTGTTCGCCGCGGACAAGGACATTGCCTCGGGCAAGAAACGCATCGACAGCAGCGGCTGTCTGGTCGTCGGCGATAAGGGAAGTTACTACTGCCCCGGCGACTATGGCGGGCAGGGCCACCAGGCTCTCGGCGGCGCCACCGAACCCAAGATCGAATTCCCGCATTCGCCGGGCCATTTCGACGAATGGGTGCGGGCGATCAAGGGAGGCGAGCCGGCCATGTCGAATTTCCCCAACTACGCCAGCCGCCTGACCAAGACGATTCTGTTGGGCAACCTGGCCGTCTGGGCCGGCACCAAGGTCGAATGGGATCCGAAGGCCCTCAAGGCCACGAACCTGCCCGACCTCGAGCCGATGATCCATCCGCGGTATCGCGAAGGCTATTCGCTCGAAGGCTAGTTTGCACTGGCGATTCGCAAGTTGATTTCCGAGCGCCGGCCGGCAAACCGGCCGGCGCTCGCTCTTTTTGTCACCCCGTTTTCGTGGAGTTGTTGCCGCTATGAAGCGATTGATTTTCGGCCTGGCCGCGTTGGCGATGGCGATTGGTTCGAACGGGGCATTGCAGGCCGCCGACCGGCCGGCCGATGCCGCGGCGCTAAAGAAGCTCGGCGCGAAACTCGAACGCGCCCCCGATGGCGACGTCGTGGCGGTCGATCTGACGGGCATCGCCGTGGCCGATTCCGATTTGGTTCATTTGCAGGGCCTGCCGCATCTGCACCGCTTGGTTCTCGCCGACACCGGCGTCGGCGATGCGGTGATGGAGCAGCTCGCCCCGCTCAGCGGACTGGACGATCTGAGCCTGGAAAACACGGCGATCACCGATGCCGCGATGGCCCAGCTCAAGCTGCTGCCGGGCCTGCGCGTGCTCAGCCTGCGGCGCTGTGCCGCGGTGACCGACGATGGCTTGCTGCATCTGGCCGAGCTGCCGCACCTCGAACAATTGCTGTTGCTCTACACCGCAATTTCCGACGACGGAGTCAAGCATCTCCAATCGCTCTCGCATTTGAAACTGCTCGACCTGCGCGGTTGCTCGCGCGTCGGCGACGAAGGCATCGGCTATCTCAAAGGCCTCACCAATCTCGAACGGCTCAAGCTCCGCAATGCCTCGGTCACCGATGCCGGCATCGCCGCGCTCGAGCACATGACCAAGCTGAAAACGCTGGCTCTGGAAGATACGCAAGCCACCGATGCATCGATGAAAGTCATCAAGAACATGACCGACATGGAAGAGCTCGATCTGATGCGCACCAACGTCAGCGACGAGGGCCTCGCCGATCTGGAAGGCATGACGCGCATGAAGCATCTCGAGCTGCGCAATATCGCGCTTACCGGCCCGGGCCTGGTTCATCTCAAGCCGATGACCAATTTGAAAATTCTCGACATGTCGGAAACGCCGTTGGAAGACACTGGCATGCAATACCTGCAATCGCTGACCAATTTGGAATCGCTGAACCTGTGGAATACACGCGTGACCGACGCCGGCGTCGCCTATCTGAAGCACCTCAAGAAACTTTCCAAACTCGACTTGGAAGCCACGGGCATCACCGATGCCGGCGTCAAGTCGCTGTTGGGGCTGAAGCATCTCGGCACGCTGAGCCTCAAGCAGACGCAGGTGACCGATGCCGCGGTGGACGATCTCAAGACGCTCAAGTCGCTCACCGACCTGGACCTCAGCTTCACGAAAATCAGCGACGCCAAAGCGGCGGAGCTGAAAGCGGCGCTGCCGAAAGCGAAGATCGTGCGGTAACGCTCGGGCGGTGTGCGTGGTTAGCGGCAAGGCGCTAGCCGCCGGTTTTCAGCCGCCGCGCAGCAGACGACCGGCGGCTGGCGCCTTGCCGCTAACGACACGTTGTCGCTCGTTGGAAAAACCGTTCGCATCCGCCGCGCTGCCGTTCTATAATCGCCGCAACCATCGATTCGGCGCACCGGAGCTCATCCCATCATGCATGCGATCTTGTTGGCCCTTATGGCGTTGGAGGTTGGAGCGGTGACGGATTTGTATCAGGCGCGCGACTACAAGGATGCGTCCGCCGATGTCGCGAGCCATGTCGTGGAGTATCGCCTGCTTTCGCCGGAAAAGATCGAGCCGGGAAAAAGATATCCGCTCGTGCTTTTCTTGCATGGCGCCGGCGAACGCGGCGACGACAACAAATCGCAACTGAAATATTTTCCCGAATGGATGGCCGCCCCCGCGATGCGCGCCAAATACCCATGCTTCATCCTCGCGCCGCAGTGCCCGAACAACGAAAAGTGGGTCGATGTTCCCTGGGACAAAAGCACTTCGCAGCCGCTGCCGAAAAATCCCTCGGCATCGATGCAGCACGCCATTGGCATGATGGACGAGATCATCAAGAGCGAGCCGGTCGACGAGCATCGCATTTATCTCACCGGCCTGTCGATGGGCGGCTACGGCACCTGGGACCTGGCGATGCGGATGCCGGAGCGCTTCGCGGCAATCGCCCCCTGCTGCGGCGGCGGCGATGTGACGAAGGCCGACCTGCTCGTCCATATCCCCACGTTCTGCTATCATGGCGACGCCGATCCGGCCGTGCCCGTCCAGCGCTCGCGGCAGATGATCGCCGCGATCCGGAAAGCGGGCGGGAATCCGAAATATACCGAGCTTCCCGGCGTCGGCCACGATAGTTGGACCCGCGCGTATCACGATCCCGACGGAATCGTGCCGTGGATGTTCGAACAGGTCAAAAAATAAACTGGAATCCAAACGTGCGCAAGGAGGCAGCGTCGAAATGTTGACCGAAAACCGGCTGAATGCGATCGAGCACGGCGACTGCGTCGAAAAGTTGAACTCGCTTCCCGCGGGTTGCGTCGATCTGGCATTCGCCGATCCGCCGTTCAACATCGGCTATGACTACGACGTTTACGACGACCGCAAAGCCGCACGCGATTATTTGAATTGGTCGCGCTCCTGGATTTCGGCCGTATATCGGGCACTGAAGCCCTCGGGCTCATTTTGGCTGGCGATCGGTGATGAATATGCCGCGGAGTTGAAGATTGCCAGTCAGGAGATCGGCTTCTGCTGCCGGAGTTGGGTCGTCTGGTATTACACATTCGGCGTGAACTGCAAAAACAAATTCAGCCGTTCGCACGCTCATCTGTTCTATTTCGTGAAAGACGAAGAGCAGTTTACGTTTTTGGCCGACGCGCCGGAAAACCGCATCCCCTCGGCCCGCCAATTGGTCTACGCCGATCGCCGTGCCAATCCTGCCGGGCGATTGGCCGACGACACTTGGGTGCTCCGCCCGCAAGACCTGTCCGATTGCTTCTCGTCGGCCGAAGACACGTGGTATTTTCCGCGCGTGGCCGGCACGTTCAAGGAGCGGGCCGGCTTCCACGGCTGCCAAATGCCCGAGCAGCTTTTGGGCCGCATCATTC is a genomic window of Pirellulales bacterium containing:
- a CDS encoding MotA/TolQ/ExbB proton channel family protein, with product MNKLNGWFARLLRSPLLWGGAITALYYGAISAGILNSAMLLRFTAGHSVEYIVTSFFFIGSAALVLKAIEVGSQRRMPELPLLGSVPQGGQTIDDVPDLLPLLADTPQHLQKGFLVRRLRDLLEHVHRTGKPETLDAEIKYLADIDAMRAQHGYAFVRVIIWAIPILGLLGTVIGITSVFAHLDIKHFDASLPMVLSGLQVAFDTTGLALAMSMMLMFGQYFVDRTEQALLAEVDARVNSELVGRFQSDDVGSDPQLGPMRRLVETVVQATERLVSRQAEIWRGTIDVAEERHRQLTTTSGKQLESALAGALEQTLKTHATTVVAGERQLSEQNHRQWAGVQQALVQTAEATARQHSEMARQSELLLKVVEATGQIAGLEQTLNRNLTALSTARSFDETLVALSAAVQLLSARLGQAAGDQRMVNLSASAMGSSAPAANTRPSPLAPSPSPLAPSPSPAAPTIKPRRTDKAA
- a CDS encoding Gfo/Idh/MocA family oxidoreductase: MQRKSVKRDNAQRKSVSRREFVQTTAAAGVGFWVAGSALADDLKSKSANERVQFACIGVGGKGDSDSNDAHRTGDIVAICDVDDNTARKKAAGLKGVKIFHDFRKMLDEMGKSIDAVTVSIPDHNHAAASLLYMRAGKHCFCQKPMTHYIYEADLVGKVAAEKKVATQMGNQGTASDSLRESAAKIRAGACGTVKEVHVWTNRPIWPQGKGRPADAPVPKNLHWEQWIGPAKFRPYANGYHPFSWRGFWDFGTGALGDMACHTVNLPFMALDLFDPISVEAETSGNNKEMYPNWSVIKFEFPSYQGRAPLSLTWYDGKKMPSKELFAADKDIASGKKRIDSSGCLVVGDKGSYYCPGDYGGQGHQALGGATEPKIEFPHSPGHFDEWVRAIKGGEPAMSNFPNYASRLTKTILLGNLAVWAGTKVEWDPKALKATNLPDLEPMIHPRYREGYSLEG
- a CDS encoding PHB depolymerase family esterase; protein product: MHAILLALMALEVGAVTDLYQARDYKDASADVASHVVEYRLLSPEKIEPGKRYPLVLFLHGAGERGDDNKSQLKYFPEWMAAPAMRAKYPCFILAPQCPNNEKWVDVPWDKSTSQPLPKNPSASMQHAIGMMDEIIKSEPVDEHRIYLTGLSMGGYGTWDLAMRMPERFAAIAPCCGGGDVTKADLLVHIPTFCYHGDADPAVPVQRSRQMIAAIRKAGGNPKYTELPGVGHDSWTRAYHDPDGIVPWMFEQVKK
- a CDS encoding site-specific DNA-methyltransferase, with the translated sequence MLTENRLNAIEHGDCVEKLNSLPAGCVDLAFADPPFNIGYDYDVYDDRKAARDYLNWSRSWISAVYRALKPSGSFWLAIGDEYAAELKIASQEIGFCCRSWVVWYYTFGVNCKNKFSRSHAHLFYFVKDEEQFTFLADAPENRIPSARQLVYADRRANPAGRLADDTWVLRPQDLSDCFSSAEDTWYFPRVAGTFKERAGFHGCQMPEQLLGRIIRLCSRSGDLVLDPFSGSATTLAVAKKLGRNYLGFDLSADYVARGTQRLAAIRVGDPLNGAPEPTVSAPSTANGKTLDKKLRKGRAPGQREISL